Sequence from the Nocardioides exalbidus genome:
CCGCAGGCGCGGCTACGCCCGCTACATCAACGTGTCCCGGCTCATCGACTGGTACCTCGTCGAGGAGCTCTTCGCCAACCAGGACTCCAACTTCCAGTCCAGCGTGAACTTCAGCTGGTCGCCCGGGCAGCGGTTCGTCATGGGGCCGGTGTGGGACTTCGACCTCAGCGCCGGGACGAAGTGGAAGACCACCAGCTCGCCGACCGGCTGGTACACCCGCACCGGCACGCACTGGGTGTCGCGGATGCTCCAGGACCCGGCCTTCGCGCGCCGGGTCAAGAACCGGTGGTACGAGCTGCGTCCCGCCGTCGACCTCGTCCTGTCGCAGCTCCGGACCGCCTCCGCCACCCTCGGTGCGAGCGCGGACGCCGACTGGCAGCAGTGGCACGCGGACGGCAGCGACCTCGAGTGGACCCGACGCGCGCAGTCGCGGGCGGGTGAGGTCGACTTCCTCGCGAGCTGGCTCGGCACGCGGGCCCAGTGGCTCAGCCAGAACGAGGTGCGGGTCGCCGACGTGCGGATCCCGACGACCGAGCGTGCGCGGACCGTGTGGGTGCCGGTCGTGCTCCACTCCCCCGCGACAGCTGCGGTCGACGTGCCGTGGACCGTCACCGCGCTCAAGAAGGCCGAGCCGGGCGTGGACTTCGTGGCAGCGCAGGGCACGCTGACGTTCCAGCCGGGCGAGCGTCGCCACTACGTGCCCGTCCAGGTCCTCGACGACAAGCGCACCGAGGGCCGGGAGCTGGTCCACGTCGAGGTCACCGGCGCCAGCGGCGACGTCCTCCTGGGCTCACCGTCGACGGCGATCGTCGCGATCGCCCGCAACCGCAGGTAGCCACCGGCGGTCAGCGGCGTACGGCGGCGGCCTCCCACTCCAGCGGCCACGGGTTGAAGGAGCAGCCGCCCGTCCCCTTCGACTGCTGCATCATCACCGGCGCCCGGCCACCGCCGCTGCACGTCGCGTGGCCGCGCCCCAGCCAGTGCCCGGTCTCGTGGTTGACGACCATGTGGCGGTAGTCGCGCAGCGACCTCCCGGCCGCGTTCCACGCCGGTGACGCGTGCTGCCAGCGGGTCTGGTTGATGATCACGAACCGCCCGACCCGGCACGACCACCGCGTCGAGCACTGCGAGGAGAACGACGGCACCGCGCCCGCCACCGACAGCACCAGCGTGAAGTCGCCGCCCCGTCGCACCCGCCGAAACTCGACTCCCCCGGCCCGCCACCCGCGCGGGTCGTCGTACGTCTCCTGCGCCTGGCGCCTGAACAACGCCAGCGATGCACTCGTCCGGCCGCGGGTGACGACGGAGTAGGTCACCCGCCGGGTGACCGGGATCGCGTATCCCTCCGCCGTCTGCTGCGGGGGCGTGGGTGTCGTACGCCGGTGCGTGGTCGCGTCGTCGGGAGCTGCGCGGCCCGGCGTCGCGAGCAGGACGGTGAGCAGCGACGTCAGCAGCGCTAGTCGGACGACCCGGGGCATGGGGGGAG
This genomic interval carries:
- a CDS encoding DUF3152 domain-containing protein, with protein sequence MPRVVRLALLTSLLTVLLATPGRAAPDDATTHRRTTPTPPQQTAEGYAIPVTRRVTYSVVTRGRTSASLALFRRQAQETYDDPRGWRAGGVEFRRVRRGGDFTLVLSVAGAVPSFSSQCSTRWSCRVGRFVIINQTRWQHASPAWNAAGRSLRDYRHMVVNHETGHWLGRGHATCSGGGRAPVMMQQSKGTGGCSFNPWPLEWEAAAVRR
- a CDS encoding CotH kinase family protein encodes the protein MTKPRLLLVALVAGSLLAGLPSAAPASTGRAPAPEVLPDPAAAAAVGWPPAPPTQLVIDTAGAPISREDYVPGSVTLDGITHVTEVRGRGNSTWGWAKKPYKLKLEDDAALVGDVPHDEWVLLAGYGDRSALRTAAAFAIAAQTRLAWTPKLRFVDVVLNGQPQGLYLLTEQVEEGTGRVDLPKDGFLLEVNRRYLRDDEPGFRTRRGTPVAFKDPDEVTKRQRRSVHRAVSRFENVLWSPSFADRRRGYARYINVSRLIDWYLVEELFANQDSNFQSSVNFSWSPGQRFVMGPVWDFDLSAGTKWKTTSSPTGWYTRTGTHWVSRMLQDPAFARRVKNRWYELRPAVDLVLSQLRTASATLGASADADWQQWHADGSDLEWTRRAQSRAGEVDFLASWLGTRAQWLSQNEVRVADVRIPTTERARTVWVPVVLHSPATAAVDVPWTVTALKKAEPGVDFVAAQGTLTFQPGERRHYVPVQVLDDKRTEGRELVHVEVTGASGDVLLGSPSTAIVAIARNRR